One window of Ziziphus jujuba cultivar Dongzao chromosome 5, ASM3175591v1 genomic DNA carries:
- the LOC107421372 gene encoding uncharacterized oxidoreductase At4g09670, whose protein sequence is MANQTEIRFGILGCANIARKLSRAITLAPNATLAAVGSRSLEKAKAFASANNFPPNAKIYGSYEEVLDDEDVDAVYVPLPTGLHLRWAVHAAKKKKHILLEKPVSLNVAEFDAIVDACESNGVQIMDATMWMHHPRTAQMKDFLSDTDRFGHLKMMNTYFCYAGDEEFLKKDIRVKPELDGLGALGDAGWYCIRAILWAADYQLPNKVKALRGAVHNDKGVILSCGSSLHWEDGKVATFHCSFLSHLTMDITAIGTKGTFYLKDFVIPFDQKEANYFSNSQFWVNDISCWVPTPKNQVLDLPQEALMVKEFSRLVGEIKNGGSKPETKWPIISRKTQLVVDAVKASIDKGFETVEL, encoded by the exons atggcgaaCCAAACTGAAATCCGGTTCGGCATCCTGGGCTGCGCCAATATAGCCAGGAAGCTCTCTCGGGCCATAACTCTAGCTCCGAACGCCACACTCGCCGCCGTCGGCAGCCGGTCACTTGAAAAGGCCAAAGCCTTTGCATCAGCCAACAACTTCCCTCCCAACGCCAAGATTTACGGCTCCTATGAAGAAGTTCTCGACGATGAAGACGTCGACGCCGTCTATGTTCCGTTGCCGACTGGTCTTCATCTCCGGTGGGCCGTTCACGCCgccaagaagaagaagcacaTACTTCTTGAGAAGCCGGTCAGCTTGAATGTGGCCGAGTTCGATGCCATCGTTGATGCCTGCGAATCCAATGGAGTGCAGATCATGGACGCTACCATGTGGATGCACCACCCAAGGACCGCTCAAATGAAAGACTTCCTCTCCGATACTGACCGTTTTGGCCACCTCAAAATG ATGAACACATACTTCTGCTACGCCGGGGACGAAGAATTTCTCAAAAAAGACATACGTGTGAAGCCGGAACTCGACGGTCTGGGTGCCTTAGGCGATGCAGGGTGGTACTGCATCAGGGCGATCCTGTGGGCAGCAGACTACCAACTACCAAACAAAGTGAAAGCATTGCGTGGTGCCGTTCACAACGATAAAGGGGTGATTCTATCATGCGGCTCATCTTTACATTGGGAAGATGGAAAAGTGGCAACTTTCCATTGCTCTTTCTTGTCCCATTTGACCATGGACATCACCGCCATAGGAACCAAAGGAACTTTCTATCTCAAAGATTTCGTCATCCCTTTTGACCAAAAGGAAGCCAATTACTTTTCCAACTCCCAGTTTTGGGTCAATGATATTTCTTGTTGGGTCCCCACGCCCAAAAACCAGGTTCTTGATCTTCCTCAAGAAGCTCTCATGGTGAAAGAGTTCTCTCGTTTGGTCGGGGAGATTAAGAATGGAGGCTCCAAGCCCGAGACAAAATGGCCCATCATCAGCCGGAAGACACAGCTTGTTGTGGATGCTGTTAAGGCATCCATTGACAAAGGTTTTGAGACTGTTGAGCTTTGA
- the LOC107421373 gene encoding anthocyanin 5-aromatic acyltransferase-like — protein MGIEVLLLMILAQPRIPNPISVSVAIFDFVVGSMEEGIYREWKPIVFDGIDYFLSGVGDESSSQHPIRVSTFSLTCGYIWICLLKSLETTKGKKSFLGFAADFRSRLEPPLPATYFGNCISGSVVAADKESLLGENGLSSAVAAISEEIRKLDENGLFKGQPTTSSSDAENHEIQVTFSLAGSHRFNVYGVDFGWEKPRKVMMASLSMAETIGISDSKTSKGGVQIELVLPKQEMEIFASLFAKGLEAL, from the exons ATGGGCATAGAGGTCTTGTTGTTGATGATATTAGCGCAGCCGAGGATTCCAAACCCGATTTCGGTTTCGGTTGCCATTTTTGATTTTGTGGTGGGAAGTATGGAGGAGGGGATTTACAGAGAGTGGAAGCCGATAGTGTTTGATGGTATTGACTATTTCTTGTCTGGTGTGGGTG ATGAATCATCCTCCCAACATCCAATTCGTGTATCGACCTTTTCGCTAACATGTGGCTATATTTGGATTTGCCTGCTCAAATCTTTGGAAACTACCAAGGGAAAGAAATCGTTTCTGGGTTTCGCCGCCGATTTCCGATCTCGGTTGGAACCTCCACTTCCGGCAACATACTTTGGGAATTGCATATCAGGCAGCGTGGTGGCCGCTGACAAAGAAAGCTTATTAGGGGAAAATGGACTAAGCTCTGCAGTTGCAGCAATCAGTGAAGAAATAAGGAAATTGGATGAAAATGGACTTTTCAAAGGGCAACCAACCACCAGCAGCAGCGATGCAGAGAATCATGAAATTCAGGTCACTTTCAGTCTAGCCGGGTCGCACCGGTTCAATGTTTACGGTGTTGATTTTGGGTGGGAAAAGCCAAGGAAGGTAATGATGGCTTCGCTGAGTATGGCAGAGACTATTGGTATTTCTGATAGCAAAACTTCCAAAGGAGGAGTTCAGATTGAATTGGTTCTTCCGAAGCAAGAAATGGAAATTTTTGCTTCTTTGTTTGCCAAAGGTCTCGAAGCTCTTTGA
- the LOC107421381 gene encoding uncharacterized oxidoreductase At4g09670 produces the protein MATETEIRFGILGCADIANKVSGAIKLAQNATVYAVGSRSLEKAKAFSAANSLGPNVKTYGSYEEVLDDPDVDAVYIPLPCGLHLRWAVLAAQKKKHILLEKPVSLNVAEFDAIVDACESNGVQIMDGTMWMHHPRTAAMREFLSDAHRFGDLKLIHTCFSLACGEDFLKNNIRVKPGLDGLGALGDAGWYCIRGILWAANYELPKTVIASEGAVLNEDGVILSCSASLHFQDGKIATFYCSFLSYLAMKITAIGTKGTLDANDFVVPFGDKPHFTTATKCWFNDVHTAWEPKPIQHPIGSDDLPQEARMVTEFSRLVREIKKGSKPEKKWPMISRKTQLVIDAVKASIENGFQPVEL, from the exons atggcgACCGAAACCGAAATCCGGTTCGGAATCCTCGGTTGTGCCGATATAGCCAACAAGGTCTCCGGGGCGATAAAACTGGCACAAAACGCCACCGTTTATGCCGTGGGCAGCCGTTCGCTTGAGAAAGCCAAGGCCTTCTCTGCCGCAAACAGCTTGGGTCCCAACGTCAAGACTTACGGATCGTACGAGGAAGTTCTCGACGATCCCGATGTCGACGCCGTCTACATTCCGTTGCCGTGCGGCTTGCATCTCCGGTGGGCCGTTCTCGCTGCTCAGAAGAAGAAACACATACTGCTTGAGAAGCCGGTGAGTTTGAATGTGGCGGAGTTCGATGCCATTGTTGATGCTTGCGAATCCAATGGAGTACAGATCATGGACGGTACCATGTGGATGCACCATCCCAGGACCGCTGCCATGAGAGAATTCCTCTCCGATGCTCACCGTTTTGGTGACCTCAAATTG ATACACACATGCTTTTCCCTTGCCTGTGGTGAAGATTTTCTCAAGAACAACATCCGCGTAAAACCAGGACTCGATGGTCTAGGTGCTCTCGGCGATGCAGGATGGTATTGCATAAGAGGAATCCTTTGGGCTGCAAACTATGAGCTGCCTAAAACAGTCATAGCCTCGGAAGGTGCTGTGCTCAACGAAGATGGTGTAATTTTATCATGTTCCGCATCTTTGCATTTCCAAGATGGCAAAATTGCAACATTCTACTGCTCTTTCTTATCGTATTTGGCCATGAAAATCACTGCCATCGGAACCAAAGGGACGTTGGACGCAAACGATTTCGTCGTCCCTTTCGGCGATAAGCCTCATTTCACTACGGCTACAAAATGTTGGTTCAACGATGTTCATACGGCTTGGGAACCCAAACCTATTCAGCATCCCATCGGCTCTGATGATCTTCCTCAAGAGGCGAGGATGGTTACCGAGTTTTCGCGGTTGGTCAGAGAGATTAAGAAAGGTTCGAAACCGGAGAAGAAATGGCCGATGATTAGTAGGAAGACACAGTTGGTAATTGATGCTGTCAAAGCTTCCATTGAAAATGGTTTCCAGCCTGTGGAGCTTTGA
- the LOC125422841 gene encoding 16.9 kDa class I heat shock protein 1, with protein sequence MASLGPWYGGNQGGWNDDVYSMWDPFILRHGGQSSSGQGHHRDETTTTIATANVDWRENDTAHIFRADLPGVKKEDLKVQVEDGNILQISGERSKEKKDKTDRWHRVERQCGSFVRRFRLPDNVDLDAIKCGLENGVLTVTVPKKEEMAEEESGRKNVINIDVAECKEDTPNVSRNNLDMNECM encoded by the exons ATGGCATCCTTAGGACCGTGGTATGGAGGGAACCAAGGAGGATGGAACGACGACGTTTACAGTATGTGGGACCCATTCATCTTACGACACGGAGGACAATCAAGCTCGGGTCAAGGTCATCATCGTGACGAGACCACCACTACTATCGCTACTGCCAACGTGGACTGGCGTGAAAACGACACCGCTCACATCTTTCGTGCCGATCTTCCCG GGGTGAAGAAAGAAGACCTGAAAGTGCAAGTGGAAGACGGGAACATACTCCAGATAAGCGGGGAGAGAAGCAAGGAGAAGAAGGACAAGACTGACCGGTGGCACCGCGTTGAGAGGCAATGTGGCAGCTTCGTCAGACGGTTCCGGCTACCTGATAATGTGGATTTGGACGCAATCAAGTGCGGGTTGGAGAACGGAGTTCTGACCGTCACTGTGCCCAAGAAGGAGGAGATGGCTGAGGAGGAGAGTGGTCGgaaaaatgttataaatatagATGTCGCTGAGTGCAAGGAGGACACTCCAAATGTTTCAAGAAATAACCTCGACATGAATGAATGCATGTAG